A region of the Lycium barbarum isolate Lr01 chromosome 1, ASM1917538v2, whole genome shotgun sequence genome:
TCTCAACATTCAAAGCTTCCAATGCAGAGGTTTCAAGAAATGACAACCCTTCTTTCTCAGCCAAGAGTCTTGCATCTTGATCTGGAACTGATCGAAGATGGTTCAAATCGGTCTTGTTTCCAGCCAGCATGATGACAATGTTGGAGTCAGCATGATCCCTTAGCTCGCGGAGCCATCTGTGCACATTTTCAAAAGTTTGTCTCTTGGTTATGTCGTAAACCAAGAGCGCTCCCACGGCTCCTCTGTAATAAGCACTTGTTATGGCTCTATACCTTTCTTGCCCTGCTGTGTCCCATATTTGTGCCTTTACTGTCTTCCCTTCTACCTGCACCACATTAATTCATGTCTATTACTATTGGGATGGATCTAGAAGTCGGCTTACAGGTTCACGAGAAcccagtaatatatatatatatatatattaagaaatctaggtaatatctataaatatttgacCGTGAACCCAATTATTATTGTAGTATCAACTTGAAGTCACAAACTTCAAATCTTGGGTCTGCATCTAATTGCTAATACTATATTGACATTTCccatttccttttttcttttgtcTTAGACGTttttgagagagaaaaaaattcTTATTTCATTAACACATTTCTATTCTTAGAAACTTTTTAAACTTCAAACTTCTCATATTACATTTAATAATGTGTTCTTATAGCCATAGAAATGTCATGACATGATTATGACCACAATTTCTAAAATTTATGCACATTCTGGGAAATGTAATTTGCACATAATCAAGTCTTTAATCCATAAAATTTTAGTTTGCACGTATTAATATTCATGATGAAATATACGGTTGAGCATAAGACTCGGAAATGCATGGAATTTGGAGAATTGAAAACTAACCTGAAGCGTCCGTGTTGCAAATTCGACGCCAATGGTGGATTTAGACTCCAAACAGAATTCATTTCGCGTAAATCTGGAAAGAATGTTAGATTTTCCGACACCTGAATCTCCAATCAGAACAATCTTGAATAAATAATCATACTCATGATCCACCTTGTATGCCATTTTGACTTCCCTCAACGAATCGTACTCACCTATATATCAAAGCAACCAAAGAATTTTCAAACAAAAATCACCAATTTCTTGCAGTAAGCTCTTATGAGGCCATGAAGGCTAGAAAAAGATTAAAAgaaagaggagaaagaaaaattaaaactcACCATTAGCGAAAGAGAGTACGTTGTTAATTAGATTGTCcaccaaataaataaataaataataataagaataataataacactTAGTATCAAACTATCAGAATTGCAAATTAAAACGCTCTTCTTGGCTTTGATAAGAAAGAGGAGAAAATTTGAGCAAATGTACTGAATCCAAATGAATATTAATATAGCCGTAGAAACAGGAAATTTGAATGGCTATAAACACCACATCTTCGCACGTagtggcggagtcaggattttcatacaggggttcaaaaattctaaaaggtaaatataTGAAGAAGTCAGagggttcaacatctattatatatacataataaaataattttaattttgaaaatacactgtaatttttcgccgaagggaaCCCCGGACATACGCCGGCTCCGCCCCTGTTCGCACGTCGTATATTACTCTAGCCTTGTACATGGGCTGAaaggttttttttctttttttttcttgattttatatCCACAAGGCCAACCCCAACATTCATTTTCTTCAATAGTTTTAAAGATATGCTTTTCATTTTCAGAAAATATGCTtggttcccaaaaaaaaaaagacaatttttAAACAAGAAAACTAAAGAACCTGCTTGGTTTCCCAGACCCATGGTCCAATTTTAATTGATCAGCATTAAGTTTGGTAGCTCAGCCAGTCTTCAAAAGGAAAATGTTGTAGATTATTTAAAGTTTGACAAGTTGCTTGGTGACAATTTGTGTGCAAGTTGGAATAAGATGGTCTTCAACTTATTTAAATTCCTAAGTTTCAAACTGGTTGATCAACATGTCTAATCAGGTCCACTTGTCAAAAGTTAACTATTTTGTTTCTATTAATATTTGACTCAGTCCAATAGTTGCAACTCCATTTTACACAAAGTGTACGTTATGGGATTCAACCTctgaggggtcgtttggtgcatggtataagctaggatattccagcactaatttttttatcatgtttggtagaagatat
Encoded here:
- the LOC132600590 gene encoding ras-related protein RABA2b-like isoform X1; the encoded protein is MGLGNQAGEYDSLREVKMAYKVDHEYDYLFKIVLIGDSGVGKSNILSRFTRNEFCLESKSTIGVEFATRTLQVEGKTVKAQIWDTAGQERYRAITSAYYRGAVGALLVYDITKRQTFENVHRWLRELRDHADSNIVIMLAGNKTDLNHLRSVPDQDARLLAEKEGLSFLETSALEALNVEKAFQTILLDIYQIISRKALAAQEAGAIPGQGTAIKVGENSGNSNTRPCCSN
- the LOC132600590 gene encoding ras-related protein RABA2b-like isoform X2 — protein: MAYKVDHEYDYLFKIVLIGDSGVGKSNILSRFTRNEFCLESKSTIGVEFATRTLQVEGKTVKAQIWDTAGQERYRAITSAYYRGAVGALLVYDITKRQTFENVHRWLRELRDHADSNIVIMLAGNKTDLNHLRSVPDQDARLLAEKEGLSFLETSALEALNVEKAFQTILLDIYQIISRKALAAQEAGAIPGQGTAIKVGENSGNSNTRPCCSN